In the Ruminococcus sp. OA3 genome, one interval contains:
- a CDS encoding type II glyceraldehyde-3-phosphate dehydrogenase — protein sequence MGKVKVGVAGYGTIGQRLADGVALQGDMELVGVADFAPTLAVRALKEKGMPYDLYLVDGADKAAFDKYNIPVAGSFNDLVDKVDIMLDSSPAGVGAKNKEIYAAKGVKAIFQGGEKNDVADVFFHGYANFEKGVNKDYLKLTSCNTTGLIRTVDCLDRAYGIEKVAITIVRRVADPGDYNRGLTNALQVEKAPTHQAVDLMTIMPHVDATGILVHTPVTHGHFITVVATGKEKITKEMALEAFEKHPRIRVVTLEEGFMGNASFFKYARDLGHTRGDMYEIGLWADSIVETGNDIMFGIHIPQESVTIPETMDGIRAACGMQATREEGTAETNKYLNIGAFKNL from the coding sequence ATGGGAAAAGTTAAAGTTGGAGTAGCAGGTTATGGTACCATCGGACAGCGTCTTGCTGACGGTGTTGCACTTCAGGGCGATATGGAGCTGGTAGGTGTTGCAGATTTTGCGCCGACATTAGCTGTACGTGCACTGAAAGAAAAAGGTATGCCTTATGATTTATATCTGGTTGATGGTGCTGACAAAGCAGCTTTCGACAAATATAATATCCCGGTAGCCGGAAGCTTTAATGATTTAGTGGACAAAGTAGATATCATGCTTGACTCTTCACCGGCAGGTGTTGGAGCGAAAAACAAAGAGATCTATGCTGCAAAAGGTGTAAAAGCTATTTTCCAGGGCGGCGAGAAAAATGATGTTGCCGACGTTTTCTTCCATGGTTATGCTAACTTTGAAAAAGGTGTTAATAAAGATTACCTGAAACTGACATCCTGTAATACAACAGGTCTGATCCGTACTGTAGACTGTCTGGATCGTGCATACGGCATTGAGAAAGTTGCGATCACAATCGTACGCCGTGTTGCTGACCCGGGCGATTACAACCGTGGACTGACAAATGCGCTTCAGGTAGAAAAAGCTCCTACTCATCAGGCAGTTGACCTTATGACGATCATGCCGCACGTTGATGCGACAGGTATCCTCGTACATACACCGGTAACTCACGGACATTTCATCACTGTTGTGGCAACAGGTAAAGAAAAGATCACAAAAGAGATGGCGCTGGAGGCATTCGAGAAACATCCTCGTATCCGTGTCGTGACACTGGAAGAAGGATTTATGGGTAATGCATCATTCTTCAAATATGCCCGTGATCTCGGACACACAAGAGGCGATATGTATGAAATCGGTCTGTGGGCTGACAGTATCGTAGAGACTGGAAATGATATCATGTTCGGAATCCACATTCCGCAGGAATCTGTAACAATTCCGGAGACAATGGATGGTATCCGTGCAGCATGCGGAATGCAGGCAACACGTGAAGAAGGTACCGCAGAAACAAACAAATACCTGAACATCGGTGCTTTTAAAAACCTTTAA
- a CDS encoding transketolase has product MDAELKKSLQKFATEIRIGTVESIKSRGFGHIGGALSVCDALAVLYGSQMTVDPKNPKMPERDKLVCSKGHAGPAIYATLALKGFYPYEEIKTLNQPGTNFPSHCDCKKTPGIDITTGSLGQGTSLADGIALADKLKGRDSRTFLIVGDGEINEGQCWEAFMFAAAKKLSNLVVLVDNNKKQLDGYVADVLPTGDLGAKMAAFGFETVTVNGNDVEALYDALENTKKGGDKPYAIVMDTVKGAGVKEIEETMGNHSMAVGADKFDEWLSELNEKLAAMA; this is encoded by the coding sequence ATGGATGCTGAATTAAAGAAAAGCTTACAGAAGTTTGCAACCGAGATTCGTATCGGCACCGTTGAGTCTATCAAATCCCGTGGATTTGGTCATATCGGCGGAGCTTTAAGTGTATGTGATGCACTGGCTGTACTGTACGGATCACAGATGACGGTAGACCCGAAAAACCCAAAAATGCCGGAAAGGGACAAACTGGTTTGCTCCAAAGGCCATGCAGGTCCGGCTATATACGCAACACTGGCATTGAAAGGATTCTATCCTTATGAGGAGATTAAAACTCTGAATCAGCCTGGAACAAATTTCCCGAGCCACTGTGACTGCAAGAAGACACCTGGTATCGATATTACCACAGGTTCTCTCGGACAGGGTACTTCCCTGGCAGATGGTATTGCACTTGCTGATAAATTAAAAGGCAGAGACAGCCGTACTTTCCTGATCGTAGGTGATGGTGAAATCAATGAAGGACAGTGCTGGGAAGCGTTTATGTTTGCAGCAGCCAAGAAACTGTCCAATCTGGTTGTTCTGGTTGATAACAATAAGAAACAGCTGGACGGCTATGTTGCTGATGTACTGCCGACAGGAGATCTGGGTGCGAAAATGGCTGCATTCGGATTCGAGACTGTGACAGTAAACGGAAATGATGTTGAAGCTCTTTACGATGCACTGGAAAATACGAAAAAGGGCGGTGACAAGCCGTATGCCATCGTAATGGATACTGTAAAAGGTGCAGGTGTAAAAGAGATCGAAGAGACTATGGGCAATCATAGTATGGCTGTAGGCGCTGATAAGTTTGACGAATGGTTAAGCGAGTTAAATGAAAAACTTGCTGCTATGGCATAA
- a CDS encoding AraC family transcriptional regulator — protein MIQCFAKNSFTPSFKDGKMPRLLSASHITIGFSQHSRILHNHKDRLELLFIRTGSGSYVVDDEYYDVKAGNIIICNAGVLHDEVPQYNRELSMLSIAIDNLQLEGLPENHLISADIKPVLKVEKHFVLMDAIFQTIFDSVAFDSEEQQETNQYLTQALLSLLIYAFKQYGQPNTEHSKEDPLLKDIKQYIDENYSEDLTLQKISDQFFISPSYLSHLFKRKLGYSPIHYIVRRRIGEAQSLLIMSQKSITEIASMVGFDNLSHFNVQFKKYVGLSPLSYRKKYTLRDPSDELSD, from the coding sequence ATGATACAATGTTTTGCAAAAAATTCTTTTACACCTTCATTCAAAGACGGGAAAATGCCGCGCCTTCTGTCGGCCAGCCATATTACCATCGGTTTCAGTCAGCACTCCCGGATTCTGCACAATCACAAAGACAGACTGGAACTTCTGTTCATCAGAACAGGATCGGGGTCTTACGTTGTGGACGATGAATATTATGACGTAAAAGCAGGCAATATCATCATTTGCAATGCCGGTGTCCTGCACGACGAAGTCCCTCAGTATAATCGTGAACTTTCCATGCTCTCTATAGCCATTGACAACCTGCAGCTGGAAGGACTTCCTGAAAATCATCTGATTTCAGCAGATATCAAACCCGTCCTGAAAGTCGAGAAACATTTCGTCCTCATGGATGCAATCTTCCAGACAATTTTTGACTCCGTCGCTTTCGACAGTGAGGAACAGCAGGAAACGAATCAGTACTTGACACAGGCGCTTCTTTCCCTGTTGATCTATGCATTCAAACAGTACGGACAGCCAAATACCGAGCATTCAAAAGAAGATCCTCTGCTAAAGGACATTAAACAGTATATTGATGAAAACTATTCTGAAGACCTGACACTCCAGAAGATCAGTGACCAGTTCTTTATCAGCCCGTCTTATCTGTCACACCTGTTCAAACGGAAACTGGGCTATTCCCCGATTCATTATATCGTGAGGCGCCGGATCGGAGAGGCACAGTCGCTGCTGATCATGTCACAGAAATCAATTACAGAGATCGCGTCCATGGTTGGTTTTGACAACTTAAGTCACTTTAATGTTCAATTCAAAAAATATGTAGGACTTTCACCGCTGTCTTACCGAAAAAAATACACTCTGCGGGACCCATCAGATGAGTTGTCTGATTAG
- a CDS encoding corrinoid protein, with amino-acid sequence MSPKIQEVADLVAKGKAKLVGPAVQAALDDGCDPTEILNGGMIDAMAVVGEKFKNNEIFVPEMLVAARAMKKGVEVLKPHLSAGSTGAMGKLIIATVAGDLHDIGKNLVAMMIESAGFEVIDLGVDVPIEKIIECYKANPDTKIVCLSALLTTTMPSMRDTVAALNESDFRSNIKIMVGGAPITQEFADEIGADGYSEDAASAATLAKELVK; translated from the coding sequence ATGTCACCAAAAATTCAGGAAGTAGCAGATTTAGTAGCAAAGGGAAAAGCAAAATTAGTTGGACCGGCAGTACAGGCAGCATTGGATGATGGATGTGATCCTACAGAGATCCTGAACGGCGGAATGATCGATGCAATGGCAGTTGTCGGAGAGAAATTCAAAAACAACGAGATCTTCGTACCGGAGATGCTGGTAGCAGCAAGAGCAATGAAAAAAGGTGTAGAAGTACTGAAACCACACCTTTCAGCAGGAAGCACAGGGGCAATGGGAAAACTGATCATCGCGACAGTAGCAGGCGACCTTCATGATATCGGAAAGAACCTGGTAGCGATGATGATCGAAAGTGCAGGATTCGAAGTGATCGACCTCGGAGTAGACGTGCCGATCGAGAAAATCATCGAGTGCTACAAAGCAAACCCGGATACAAAGATCGTATGCCTGTCCGCACTGCTGACAACAACGATGCCGTCCATGAGAGACACCGTAGCAGCGCTGAACGAATCAGACTTCAGAAGCAACATCAAGATCATGGTAGGCGGAGCACCTATCACACAGGAATTTGCTGATGAAATCGGAGCAGATGGATATTCAGAGGATGCAGCTTCAGCAGCTACTCTTGCAAAAGAATTAGTAAAATAA
- a CDS encoding malic enzyme-like NAD(P)-binding protein gives MDYAKESLRLHDEWKGKIEVISRVPVATKDDLSLAYTPGVAQPCLEIQKDVDKSYDYTRRHNMCLVVTDGTAVLGLGDIGPEAGMPVMEGKCVLFKAFGDVDAFPLCIKSKDVDEIVNTIYMISGSFGGVNLEDIAAPRCFEIEKKLKEKCDIPIFHDDQHGTAVITLAGVKNALKLVGKKIDEIKVVVNGAGAAAISITKLLLSAGVKHAVLCDRKGAIYEGRTDGMNPVKEEMAKITNAEKKAGTLAEMLVGADLFIGVSAPGMVTTDMVKTMNKDAIIFACANPTPEIFPDDAKAGGARVIATGRSDFPNQCNNVLAFPGIFRGTFDVRARDINDEMKIAAADAIAGLISDDELNEEYILPAPFDPRVGKAVAAAVAEAARKSGVARI, from the coding sequence ATGGATTATGCAAAAGAGTCCCTGAGACTCCATGATGAGTGGAAGGGAAAAATTGAAGTGATTTCAAGAGTGCCGGTAGCAACCAAAGACGATCTGTCTCTGGCATACACGCCGGGTGTTGCACAGCCGTGTCTGGAAATCCAGAAGGATGTGGATAAGAGCTACGACTACACAAGACGCCATAATATGTGTCTTGTTGTGACTGACGGCACTGCTGTTCTGGGACTGGGAGATATCGGACCTGAAGCAGGTATGCCGGTTATGGAAGGTAAATGCGTGCTGTTCAAGGCGTTCGGCGATGTAGATGCGTTTCCGCTGTGCATTAAGAGCAAAGATGTAGATGAGATTGTAAATACAATCTATATGATCTCAGGAAGTTTCGGCGGCGTTAACCTGGAAGACATTGCAGCTCCAAGATGTTTTGAGATTGAGAAAAAACTGAAAGAAAAATGTGATATTCCGATTTTCCATGATGATCAGCACGGTACGGCTGTCATTACACTTGCAGGCGTTAAAAATGCGCTGAAACTGGTAGGCAAAAAGATCGATGAGATCAAGGTTGTAGTCAACGGTGCAGGTGCTGCTGCAATTTCCATCACAAAACTGCTGCTTTCTGCAGGGGTGAAACATGCGGTTCTGTGCGACAGAAAAGGCGCGATCTACGAAGGAAGAACAGACGGCATGAATCCGGTCAAAGAAGAGATGGCGAAAATTACAAATGCCGAGAAAAAAGCAGGCACTCTGGCGGAAATGCTGGTTGGTGCGGACCTGTTCATCGGTGTAAGTGCACCGGGTATGGTTACGACAGATATGGTTAAGACCATGAATAAAGATGCGATCATTTTTGCATGTGCAAACCCGACTCCGGAGATCTTCCCGGATGATGCAAAAGCAGGCGGCGCACGGGTTATCGCGACAGGAAGAAGTGATTTCCCGAACCAGTGTAACAACGTACTCGCGTTCCCGGGGATTTTCCGCGGTACATTTGATGTGCGCGCAAGAGATATCAATGATGAGATGAAGATCGCCGCAGCAGATGCGATCGCAGGCCTGATCAGTGATGATGAGCTCAATGAAGAATACATTCTTCCGGCACCGTTTGATCCACGCGTTGGTAAAGCGGTAGCAGCAGCAGTGGCAGAAGCGGCAAGAAAATCTGGTGTAGCCAGGATATAA
- a CDS encoding methyltetrahydrofolate cobalamin methyltransferase, which translates to MIIIGEKINGSIPSMAKAIAARDEEWIKDIAKKEAEAGATFIDVCASVDEAVEVETLKWMIGLVESVTDLPIAVDSPSAKVLSEAYKCCSRPGIINSVSMEGDKIDELFPIVAANPGWEVVALLCDDTGIPQTAEKRLEVFGRIMEKAKEYKIDPSRIHIDPLIEMLCTSEDGIAMITEVISTIRAQYPTIHITAAVSNISFNLPARKLVNLGFTVLAMNAGLDSAILDPLNRDMMGLIYATEALLGLDDYCMEYIGAYREGLIGPVQKA; encoded by the coding sequence ATGATTATTATTGGTGAAAAAATAAACGGTTCCATTCCATCCATGGCAAAAGCAATCGCCGCACGTGATGAGGAATGGATCAAAGATATTGCAAAAAAAGAGGCAGAGGCGGGCGCAACATTTATCGATGTGTGTGCATCTGTTGACGAGGCAGTGGAAGTTGAGACGCTGAAATGGATGATCGGTCTCGTGGAGAGCGTGACGGATCTTCCGATCGCAGTGGACAGCCCGAGTGCAAAAGTGTTAAGTGAAGCATACAAGTGCTGCAGCAGACCGGGTATCATCAATTCCGTATCCATGGAAGGTGATAAGATTGATGAGCTGTTCCCGATCGTAGCGGCAAATCCGGGATGGGAAGTAGTCGCACTGCTGTGTGATGACACCGGAATCCCGCAGACAGCCGAGAAGAGACTGGAAGTATTCGGAAGGATCATGGAGAAAGCAAAAGAGTACAAGATCGATCCGAGCAGGATCCATATTGATCCATTGATCGAAATGCTGTGTACATCAGAGGACGGCATCGCAATGATCACAGAAGTGATCAGCACGATCCGCGCACAGTACCCGACCATACATATCACGGCGGCAGTCAGCAACATCTCCTTCAACCTGCCGGCAAGAAAACTGGTGAACTTAGGATTCACCGTACTTGCGATGAACGCAGGACTCGACAGCGCGATCCTTGATCCGCTGAACAGGGATATGATGGGACTCATCTATGCGACAGAGGCGCTTCTGGGACTGGATGATTACTGCATGGAATACATCGGAGCTTACAGGGAAGGTTTGATCGGACCGGTACAGAAAGCATAA
- the larA gene encoding nickel-dependent lactate racemase yields the protein MKLEFGFGTTVQTVELPDENVMDVLHANQVEHELMGEEEVRRALSQPVGAPLLSEVVKPGEKIAIVTSDITRPMPTYVVMPPLLDALYDVGIKKEDITLVFALGSHRMHTPEEMKKLAGERAYEEITCIDGDATDCVHMGTTSHGTPVDVVRVVAEADRRICLGNIEYHYFAGYSGGAKAIMPGVSTRDAIQSNHSQMVKPEACAGKLEGNPVREDIEEAGQICGIDYIVNVVLDEHKKVIMAAAGDAVKAHREACRFLDQIYRKEIPERADIVLVSQGGAPKDLNLYQTQKALDNAKHAVRKGGIIILIGSCKEGLGEHVFEEWMTKSPSAQSMIPRIQKDFQLGGHKAAAIAMVLENADIYLVSDLEDDFVRGIFLEPKASAQEALDCAFEKLGKDAKVLAMPYGGSTLPFVAE from the coding sequence ATGAAGTTAGAATTTGGTTTTGGAACTACGGTTCAGACGGTGGAGCTACCGGACGAGAACGTCATGGATGTGCTGCACGCAAACCAGGTTGAACATGAACTGATGGGTGAAGAGGAAGTGCGTCGGGCACTTTCTCAGCCTGTTGGCGCCCCGCTTCTTTCCGAAGTGGTAAAACCGGGTGAGAAAATTGCGATTGTTACCAGTGATATCACACGTCCGATGCCCACATATGTTGTGATGCCTCCACTTTTGGATGCGTTGTATGATGTGGGGATCAAAAAAGAGGATATTACGCTGGTATTTGCGCTTGGAAGCCACAGAATGCATACTCCGGAGGAGATGAAGAAACTGGCTGGAGAGCGTGCATATGAAGAAATCACCTGTATAGACGGTGATGCCACAGACTGTGTACATATGGGAACTACTTCACATGGTACCCCGGTCGATGTTGTGCGTGTTGTTGCAGAGGCGGACAGAAGAATCTGTCTGGGTAATATCGAATACCATTATTTTGCCGGGTACAGCGGGGGAGCTAAAGCTATCATGCCGGGCGTTTCCACCCGTGATGCGATTCAGTCCAACCACAGTCAGATGGTAAAACCGGAGGCTTGTGCAGGAAAACTGGAAGGCAATCCGGTTCGTGAAGATATTGAGGAGGCCGGACAGATCTGCGGTATTGATTATATCGTGAATGTTGTGCTGGACGAACATAAAAAAGTGATTATGGCTGCTGCCGGCGATGCTGTGAAAGCACACAGAGAGGCCTGCAGATTTCTGGATCAGATTTACAGAAAAGAGATTCCTGAGAGGGCTGATATCGTGCTGGTATCACAGGGCGGGGCTCCGAAGGACCTGAATCTGTATCAGACGCAGAAAGCGCTGGATAATGCAAAACATGCCGTCAGAAAAGGCGGAATTATTATATTGATCGGATCCTGTAAGGAGGGACTCGGTGAGCATGTATTTGAGGAGTGGATGACGAAATCCCCTTCAGCTCAGTCTATGATCCCCAGGATCCAGAAGGACTTTCAGCTGGGAGGACATAAGGCTGCTGCAATTGCCATGGTATTGGAAAACGCAGATATTTATCTTGTATCCGACCTGGAAGATGATTTTGTGCGCGGGATTTTCCTGGAGCCGAAAGCATCCGCACAGGAAGCGCTGGACTGTGCCTTTGAAAAGCTTGGAAAAGATGCCAAAGTACTGGCGATGCCGTACGGAGGTTCTACACTCCCTTTTGTAGCGGAGTAG
- a CDS encoding glycoside-pentoside-hexuronide (GPH):cation symporter, producing the protein MKRDMMKVGFGKKHLANEDDEYAEVSWKEKLSFCFGDPALTIVYTLTTTLLIYYYTNVIGISAGIVGIIMLISRIFDGFSDFIMGMIIDRTHSEYGKARIWILRLAVPYAVMAVLLFTVPPVGVVGQTIYIFLTYNLMNTVIYTGISQPFHTLGSNMTRNRNERETICNIRMALSITGSMIITALTLPLINKVAALTGNEQMAWILVTAAYAVLSVLILFNTFSSTRERVRISEKTDDKISAGRALKLLVKNRYFLISLGLMLFYTVYQIIIGTDLTYYCQYILGNVDLVMPISLAEKIPMVIVILCLPVLLPRFGKRNLIVGGCILGIIGQLIFIGNYTSVPLAIITAAMRGVGMSFFYGVSFSLPSDAIEYGQWKLGARVEGLMFASMSVGQKFGSGITSAVLGMYFAKAGYDGTMAVQGAAANAAISNAYLYVPIAVWVIMLVIACFYGLDKNYNRMMSELAEREAQGRI; encoded by the coding sequence ATGAAGAGAGATATGATGAAAGTGGGTTTTGGAAAAAAACATTTAGCAAATGAGGATGATGAATACGCAGAGGTTTCATGGAAAGAAAAACTGTCTTTCTGCTTTGGAGACCCTGCATTAACTATAGTATACACGTTGACTACAACGTTATTGATTTATTATTACACAAATGTCATTGGGATTTCTGCCGGAATTGTCGGTATTATCATGCTGATTTCGCGTATATTTGATGGTTTTTCGGATTTTATCATGGGTATGATTATCGACCGCACGCATTCTGAATACGGTAAAGCCAGGATCTGGATCCTCAGACTTGCTGTTCCGTATGCGGTGATGGCAGTTCTGCTGTTTACAGTGCCCCCTGTGGGTGTTGTTGGTCAGACGATTTACATTTTTCTGACTTATAACCTGATGAATACCGTGATTTACACGGGAATCAGTCAGCCGTTCCATACACTTGGTTCCAATATGACCAGAAATCGAAATGAGCGCGAGACTATCTGCAATATCCGTATGGCACTGTCCATCACGGGAAGCATGATCATCACAGCTCTGACACTGCCGCTGATCAACAAAGTGGCCGCCCTGACCGGGAATGAGCAGATGGCGTGGATTCTGGTAACCGCAGCGTATGCAGTATTGTCAGTTTTGATCTTGTTTAACACATTTTCGAGCACGCGTGAGCGTGTACGCATTTCAGAAAAGACGGATGACAAGATATCTGCGGGCAGGGCGCTGAAGCTTCTGGTGAAGAACCGCTATTTCCTGATTTCACTGGGATTGATGCTGTTCTATACCGTTTATCAGATCATAATAGGGACAGATCTCACCTATTACTGTCAGTACATTCTTGGAAATGTTGATCTGGTAATGCCGATCTCGCTTGCAGAAAAGATTCCGATGGTTATTGTGATACTGTGTCTGCCGGTCCTGCTTCCAAGGTTTGGAAAGAGAAATCTGATCGTTGGCGGCTGCATACTGGGGATTATCGGGCAGCTTATCTTTATTGGCAATTATACGAGTGTGCCGCTTGCTATTATTACTGCCGCAATGCGCGGCGTTGGCATGTCATTCTTTTATGGCGTAAGCTTTTCACTCCCGAGTGACGCTATCGAATACGGTCAATGGAAGCTGGGAGCAAGGGTGGAAGGCCTTATGTTTGCGTCTATGTCAGTGGGTCAGAAGTTCGGCTCGGGAATCACGAGTGCCGTACTCGGTATGTATTTTGCGAAAGCCGGATATGATGGAACGATGGCGGTACAGGGAGCAGCAGCCAACGCGGCAATATCCAATGCCTATCTGTATGTGCCGATCGCCGTATGGGTTATTATGCTGGTGATCGCATGCTTCTACGGCCTCGATAAGAACTACAACCGCATGATGAGTGAGCTCGCTGAGCGGGAGGCGCAGGGGAGAATTTAG
- a CDS encoding phosphoglycerate kinase, whose amino-acid sequence MRFGIKTLDEYDLKGKTVLCRVDMNQPVDKETNTLKSINRIKACVPTIKEMVDKGAKVVLMAHQGSDIEYKNFYTTEPHAKVLTELLGQQVKFIDDVCGPAARKAIADLQEGEILLLDNVRFVSEEQTLFELKLNLSHEEQAQTLMVRKLAPLGDLYVCDAFAAAHRDQPSLCGFEQVMPSAMGRLFEEEYCAVSQVMETPERPCVFVLGGAKISDAFMMMETVLSRGIADKVLTGGLVANILLAAAGEEIGKGSMDFIVKSNYADWIEKAKPLYEQYKDKIVLPCDLAYVEGGERKEAGVGSIPAHAGLVDIGHRASDEYQKIILGAKTVCVNGPMGIFEEEITEYGTKMVWEALAKTEGYTLIGGGDSVTATEKYDLKDQMSYICTAGGALIRFLSGEELPVVKALRYAAKTFA is encoded by the coding sequence ATGCGTTTCGGAATAAAAACATTAGATGAATATGATTTAAAAGGGAAGACAGTGCTCTGCCGTGTTGATATGAACCAGCCGGTCGACAAAGAGACCAATACGCTGAAGAGTATCAATCGTATAAAGGCCTGCGTTCCTACAATTAAAGAGATGGTGGACAAGGGTGCAAAAGTTGTACTGATGGCTCACCAGGGAAGTGATATCGAGTATAAAAACTTTTATACCACGGAACCTCATGCAAAGGTTTTGACCGAACTATTAGGTCAGCAGGTCAAATTTATTGATGACGTATGCGGACCGGCTGCCCGCAAAGCAATTGCCGATTTGCAGGAAGGAGAGATCCTTCTGCTGGACAACGTTCGTTTTGTCTCGGAGGAACAGACGTTGTTTGAATTGAAACTGAATCTGTCTCATGAGGAGCAGGCGCAGACCCTTATGGTGCGCAAGCTTGCTCCTCTGGGTGATCTCTATGTGTGCGATGCATTTGCAGCTGCACATCGCGATCAGCCGTCGCTGTGCGGCTTTGAACAGGTAATGCCGTCGGCAATGGGAAGGCTGTTCGAGGAAGAATACTGTGCAGTTTCCCAGGTCATGGAAACACCGGAACGTCCATGCGTGTTTGTGCTGGGCGGAGCGAAGATTTCTGATGCGTTTATGATGATGGAGACTGTTCTCAGCCGTGGGATTGCTGACAAGGTGCTGACAGGCGGACTCGTGGCAAATATCCTGCTGGCAGCGGCAGGTGAAGAAATCGGTAAAGGCAGTATGGACTTTATCGTAAAGTCCAACTACGCGGACTGGATCGAGAAAGCAAAACCTCTTTATGAACAGTATAAAGATAAAATTGTGCTTCCATGCGATCTCGCTTACGTAGAAGGCGGAGAAAGAAAAGAAGCAGGTGTTGGTTCGATACCGGCTCATGCAGGGCTTGTGGATATCGGACATAGAGCATCCGATGAGTATCAGAAGATTATTCTCGGTGCGAAGACTGTATGCGTAAACGGACCCATGGGGATCTTTGAAGAAGAGATCACCGAGTACGGGACGAAAATGGTTTGGGAAGCTCTGGCAAAAACAGAGGGCTATACTCTGATTGGCGGCGGCGACAGCGTAACCGCCACAGAGAAATATGATCTGAAAGATCAGATGTCCTATATCTGTACGGCAGGAGGCGCATTGATCAGATTTCTTTCGGGAGAAGAACTTCCGGTTGTAAAGGCGCTGCGCTATGCTGCAAAAACATTTGCTTAG
- a CDS encoding transketolase C-terminal domain-containing protein, whose protein sequence is MKIVYNGEMESRAFKDILGKEIPALAEKDPDVIYLDADLMSCIGTAKWGAANPDRAINCGIAEGNMMGVAAGLASQGFKPIAHTFGPFASRRCFDQVFLSAGYTGNDITVIGTDAGICAAFNGGTHMPFEDMALYRAIPTATVIDIADANQLTSVLHQVNDIEGVKYIRCGRKMAAKVYGDGEEMPIGKGITLREGKDAVVFATGIMIHEAFMAAEELAKEGVEIAIVDMFTVKPLDKECALKYAKETGAVVTAENHNKIGGLFSAVTEALATEMEVPVEYVAVEDVYGEVGPQDYLRERFDLTSDHIVRKVKKAISRKAK, encoded by the coding sequence ATGAAGATAGTATATAATGGTGAAATGGAATCCCGCGCATTCAAGGATATTCTTGGAAAAGAGATTCCTGCATTAGCAGAAAAGGATCCTGACGTTATTTATCTGGATGCAGACCTTATGAGCTGTATCGGAACCGCAAAATGGGGCGCTGCCAATCCTGACAGAGCGATCAACTGCGGTATCGCAGAAGGCAACATGATGGGAGTCGCAGCTGGGCTGGCTTCTCAGGGATTTAAACCGATTGCACATACATTCGGACCGTTTGCATCCCGTCGTTGTTTCGACCAGGTATTCTTATCTGCAGGATACACAGGGAATGATATCACGGTAATCGGAACTGACGCAGGTATCTGTGCAGCTTTCAACGGTGGTACACATATGCCGTTTGAGGATATGGCACTGTACCGTGCGATCCCGACAGCTACTGTTATCGATATCGCGGATGCAAATCAGCTGACAAGCGTTCTGCATCAGGTAAACGATATTGAAGGCGTAAAATATATCCGCTGCGGACGTAAAATGGCTGCAAAAGTTTACGGAGACGGAGAAGAGATGCCGATCGGTAAAGGTATCACTCTGCGTGAAGGCAAAGACGCCGTTGTCTTTGCAACGGGTATCATGATTCATGAGGCATTCATGGCAGCTGAAGAGCTGGCAAAAGAGGGCGTTGAAATTGCCATCGTAGATATGTTTACGGTAAAACCTCTTGATAAAGAGTGCGCACTGAAGTATGCAAAAGAGACAGGTGCAGTTGTGACAGCAGAGAACCACAACAAAATCGGCGGTCTGTTCAGCGCTGTAACAGAAGCTCTGGCTACAGAAATGGAAGTTCCGGTCGAATACGTTGCAGTTGAAGATGTATACGGTGAAGTTGGTCCTCAGGATTATCTGAGAGAGAGATTTGACCTTACCTCTGATCATATCGTGAGAAAAGTAAAGAAAGCAATTTCCCGTAAGGCTAAATAA